Proteins from a genomic interval of Niabella soli DSM 19437:
- a CDS encoding ABC transporter ATP-binding protein, whose translation MKDPVIELHNLTKCYGKLKAVDELSLQIPKGEVFGLLGPNGAGKSTTILMMLGLTEPTSGSATVLGFNATKNPIDVKRKVGYMPDSVGFYNQLTALENLVYTGRLNGIAAGELRRRAMETLSQVGLEAVIHKKAGVFSRGMKQRLGLAQVLIKQPEIIILDEPTLGIDPSGVKEFLLLIRQQSRQQGLTVLLSSHHLHQVQQVCDRVGIFVGGKLLAEGSIDTLSHNLFASDPFLVEVELEDTIADAKAVAPVLKEIQFVKKIQATGKQLTLSCEQDVTADIVRQLVVNNYAITGVHRKRYDLDEIYQRYFEDNLKEQFSNEKSSGFFHRSFFRKRSRQ comes from the coding sequence ATGAAAGATCCGGTTATTGAGTTGCATAACCTTACCAAATGCTATGGTAAGCTTAAAGCGGTAGATGAATTATCGCTTCAGATCCCAAAAGGAGAAGTATTTGGGTTGCTGGGCCCTAATGGCGCCGGCAAATCGACCACTATTCTTATGATGCTGGGCCTTACCGAACCTACATCGGGGTCGGCTACGGTATTGGGGTTCAATGCCACTAAAAACCCGATTGATGTGAAGCGCAAAGTAGGATATATGCCGGACAGCGTCGGCTTTTATAACCAGCTTACTGCGTTGGAAAATCTGGTATATACCGGGCGGCTGAATGGTATTGCGGCAGGCGAGCTGCGGAGGCGTGCAATGGAAACCTTATCGCAGGTGGGACTGGAAGCCGTGATCCATAAAAAAGCCGGCGTTTTTTCCCGCGGGATGAAACAACGGCTGGGACTGGCACAAGTGTTAATTAAACAACCGGAGATCATCATCCTGGATGAGCCAACGCTGGGCATCGATCCCAGCGGGGTAAAAGAGTTCCTGCTGTTGATACGGCAACAAAGCCGCCAGCAGGGTCTTACAGTATTGCTGTCTTCTCATCACCTGCACCAGGTGCAGCAGGTTTGCGACCGGGTAGGAATTTTTGTAGGGGGAAAATTATTGGCAGAAGGAAGTATTGATACGCTAAGTCATAACCTTTTTGCGAGCGATCCCTTCCTGGTGGAAGTGGAATTGGAGGATACCATTGCAGATGCCAAAGCGGTGGCGCCGGTTTTAAAAGAAATTCAATTTGTAAAAAAAATACAGGCAACGGGTAAACAGTTGACCCTATCCTGTGAGCAGGATGTAACGGCCGATATAGTGCGGCAACTGGTCGTAAACAATTATGCAATAACGGGTGTGCATAGAAAGCGGTACGACCTGGATGAAATTTATCAACGTTATTTTGAAGACAATTTAAAGGAACAATTCTCTAATGAAAAGTCCAGCGGTTTTTTTCACCGATCTTTTTTCAGGAAGCGCAGCAGGCAATAA
- a CDS encoding DMT family transporter produces MFRNKYKWIFSGLVFAILWSSASTATKVALTVAQPLVIAVTRFGVAALTMLVIAHVLLKKPLPKGKEWKQLLIYGLLNITIYLGLYVFAMQQVTASIGALTVAISPVFISFISVFFLKKPLSARIIFAITICLIGIIVVAWPLLGGSSVTVPGLVLLIASMLSYSIGTIYFSSKNWEGMHLFVINGWQTFFGGLLMLPVALLTYHASMNQLTFAFWGGTIWLALPVSIGAVALWLALVKQDVVKAGMWLFISPIFGIIIATVWVHDTVSIYTVAGLILVLTGLALSYTRLNVRAPLK; encoded by the coding sequence ATGTTTAGAAATAAGTACAAATGGATCTTCTCCGGGCTGGTATTTGCCATTTTGTGGTCTTCGGCATCTACGGCTACCAAAGTCGCGCTTACGGTGGCCCAACCATTGGTAATAGCAGTAACAAGGTTTGGAGTGGCAGCATTGACCATGCTGGTAATTGCCCATGTACTGTTAAAAAAGCCCCTGCCCAAAGGAAAGGAATGGAAACAATTACTTATTTATGGGTTGCTTAATATTACCATATACCTGGGGCTTTATGTTTTTGCAATGCAACAGGTAACGGCAAGCATCGGCGCCTTAACGGTGGCAATAAGCCCGGTGTTTATCAGCTTTATTTCAGTATTCTTTTTAAAAAAGCCCTTGTCTGCAAGGATCATTTTTGCAATAACGATTTGCCTGATCGGGATCATTGTCGTGGCATGGCCGTTACTGGGTGGTTCGTCCGTTACCGTTCCCGGTTTGGTATTGCTGATTGCCAGCATGCTTTCCTATTCCATCGGAACCATTTATTTCTCTTCTAAGAACTGGGAAGGGATGCATTTATTTGTTATCAACGGATGGCAAACTTTTTTTGGAGGGTTACTGATGCTACCGGTTGCGTTGCTCACATACCATGCCTCAATGAATCAACTGACTTTTGCGTTTTGGGGAGGCACTATATGGCTGGCCTTGCCTGTTTCAATTGGCGCGGTAGCCTTATGGCTGGCGTTGGTAAAACAGGATGTTGTAAAGGCTGGAATGTGGTTGTTTATAAGCCCCATTTTTGGAATTATCATTGCCACAGTTTGGGTGCATGATACGGTGAGCATATACACCGTTGCGGGTCTTATCCTGGTGTTAACGGGGTTGGCGCTCAGTTATACCCGGTTAAATGTTCGCGCTCCGCTCAAATAA
- a CDS encoding COG1470 family protein, with translation MSVSKRCRVVQSLCRVAGSFLFMLFFSFCASAQKPLLSKSPGSSFTARLMSIEAAVNETFRYNAALHNGTAQAHIYEFVPVLPIGWSIAFKIEGNEVASFTLDSGKTEDVSIEVAPVFNAKPGKYSIPVTAISGNDSLKLNLEAVVKGAYAAELTTPTGRLSDEVTEGSTKEIHLVVKNKGTIPLEKLELSAQTPSQWDATFQPSKIERLEPGATQDVTVSLKVPDKTIAGDYVTTFNLKNTNTKAAATFRMTVTTSLLSGWIGLLVILAALGMIYYLVRKYGRR, from the coding sequence ATGTCAGTTTCCAAACGATGCAGGGTGGTTCAATCCCTTTGCCGGGTTGCCGGTAGTTTTCTTTTTATGCTGTTTTTTTCCTTTTGTGCCTCAGCACAGAAGCCATTATTATCCAAATCGCCGGGGAGTAGTTTTACGGCACGGCTAATGAGCATTGAAGCCGCCGTAAATGAAACCTTCCGGTACAATGCTGCATTGCATAACGGCACTGCGCAGGCCCATATTTATGAGTTCGTGCCGGTACTGCCTATAGGGTGGAGCATCGCCTTTAAAATTGAAGGCAACGAAGTAGCCTCGTTTACGCTGGACTCTGGTAAAACCGAGGACGTATCTATTGAAGTCGCCCCCGTATTTAATGCAAAGCCTGGCAAATATAGTATTCCGGTAACGGCCATTTCAGGTAACGATAGTCTTAAGCTGAACCTGGAAGCAGTAGTGAAGGGGGCCTATGCTGCCGAACTGACTACGCCAACGGGCCGGCTAAGCGACGAAGTAACCGAAGGCAGCACAAAGGAGATCCACCTGGTGGTAAAAAATAAGGGGACTATTCCCCTCGAAAAACTGGAACTGTCTGCACAAACACCGTCGCAATGGGACGCTACTTTTCAACCTTCAAAGATTGAAAGGTTAGAACCGGGGGCAACCCAGGATGTTACGGTATCCCTTAAGGTTCCGGATAAAACCATCGCCGGCGATTACGTAACAACATTTAACTTAAAGAATACCAATACGAAGGCGGCGGCCACATTCCGTATGACGGTGACCACTTCGCTTTTGTCTGGCTGGATCGGACTGCTGGTCATACTGGCGGCCCTGGGAATGATTTATTACCTGGTTCGAAAATACGGAAGAAGGTGA